The following proteins are encoded in a genomic region of Streptomyces gobiensis:
- a CDS encoding vitamin K epoxide reductase family protein, with the protein MTTTAPADTAGTGQNGPSRGAVAASRSFAWLLIVSGAAGLLAAWVITIDKFKLLEAKAAGESFTPGCSLNPIVSCGNIMESDQASAFGFPNPMLGLVTYSVVIAIGVAALSGARHRRWFWLGLQGGTLFGVAFCTWLMYQSLYVINSLCLWCNLAWVATIFMFWYTLVHNLRHNIIPAPAALRRGVLEFHWVLPVVHVGIIGMLILTRWWDFWTS; encoded by the coding sequence ATGACGACGACGGCACCCGCTGACACGGCCGGCACTGGCCAGAACGGGCCATCGCGGGGTGCCGTCGCGGCGAGCCGCTCCTTCGCCTGGCTGCTGATCGTGAGCGGGGCGGCAGGGCTGCTCGCAGCCTGGGTCATCACGATCGACAAGTTCAAGCTCCTGGAGGCGAAGGCAGCCGGGGAGAGCTTCACCCCCGGCTGCAGCCTGAACCCCATCGTCTCCTGCGGCAACATCATGGAGAGCGACCAGGCATCGGCCTTCGGATTCCCCAATCCCATGCTTGGCCTGGTCACCTACTCCGTGGTGATCGCCATCGGGGTCGCGGCGCTTTCCGGCGCCAGGCACCGCCGCTGGTTCTGGCTCGGTCTGCAGGGCGGCACTCTCTTCGGCGTCGCCTTCTGTACCTGGCTGATGTACCAGTCGCTGTATGTCATCAACTCGCTGTGCCTGTGGTGCAACCTGGCCTGGGTCGCCACGATCTTTATGTTCTGGTACACGCTTGTGCACAACCTGCGGCACAACATCATTCCGGCCCCGGCCGCGCTGCGGCGCGGCGTGCTCGAGTTCCACTGGGTGCTGCCGGTGGTGCATGTCGGCATTATCGGCATGCTGATCCTGACCCGCTGGTGGGACTTCTGGACCAGCTAA